In Rheinheimera sp. MM224, one DNA window encodes the following:
- the folD gene encoding bifunctional methylenetetrahydrofolate dehydrogenase/methenyltetrahydrofolate cyclohydrolase FolD has protein sequence MAAQIIDGKAVAQSTRQQVALRVQQRLAAGKRAPGLAVVLVGMDAASQVYVGSKRKACEEVGFESFSYDLPSGTTQQELFDLIDTLNADNKVDGILVQLPLPAGLDASAILERINPLKDVDGFHPYNIGRLAQRMPALRPCTPKGIIKLLQSTGIQIRGMDAVVVGASNIVGRPMALELLLAGCTTTVCHKFTKQLEQHVRRADLVVVAVGKPEFIPGDWIKPGALVIDVGINRLESGKLVGDVEFDKAKEHARFITPVPGGVGPMTVACLIENTLEACEQFHDQ, from the coding sequence ATGGCAGCACAAATCATAGATGGCAAAGCGGTAGCTCAATCTACCCGTCAACAGGTCGCATTAAGGGTTCAGCAACGCCTTGCGGCAGGAAAAAGAGCTCCGGGCCTTGCGGTAGTACTGGTCGGTATGGATGCAGCCTCTCAGGTCTATGTAGGCAGTAAACGTAAAGCCTGTGAAGAAGTAGGTTTTGAATCCTTCTCTTACGATTTGCCATCAGGCACGACTCAACAAGAGTTATTTGATTTAATCGATACGTTAAATGCAGATAACAAAGTAGACGGTATTCTGGTGCAATTGCCTTTGCCTGCAGGTTTAGACGCTTCGGCCATTCTGGAACGTATCAATCCACTGAAAGATGTCGATGGTTTCCACCCTTACAATATAGGCCGTTTAGCTCAGCGTATGCCTGCCCTTCGCCCTTGCACACCAAAAGGCATCATTAAACTGTTGCAAAGCACTGGCATTCAAATCCGTGGCATGGATGCAGTAGTGGTAGGCGCCTCCAACATTGTAGGCCGCCCTATGGCGCTGGAGCTGTTATTGGCGGGTTGCACTACAACAGTGTGCCATAAGTTCACCAAACAGCTGGAGCAGCATGTACGCCGCGCTGATTTAGTGGTGGTGGCCGTAGGTAAGCCTGAATTTATTCCGGGCGACTGGATTAAACCTGGTGCGCTGGTGATTGATGTCGGTATAAACCGTTTAGAATCCGGCAAACTGGTAGGTGATGTTGAATTTGATAAAGCCAAAGAGCACGCACGTTTTATTACGCCTGTGCCTGGTGGTGTAGGCCCTATGACAGTAGCCTGCCTGATTGAAAACACCTTAGAAGCTTGCGAGCAGTTCCACGATCAATAG